The Elgaria multicarinata webbii isolate HBS135686 ecotype San Diego chromosome 11, rElgMul1.1.pri, whole genome shotgun sequence genome segment TAAGCAGTGTTGGTCCTACCATCCTGGGGTGCTTCCCCAGACATATAGctcctggctcctgcctttcaaaagacattcattcattcattcattcattcattcatttaatttctatGTCACCAGCTAGCTAGAGTTCTCTGAGCGGTTCCCAAAAATCATATCCCTAAACATGGCacgttaaaaacacaatataaaatccTTAACATACcgaaatttaaaacaattctgcagctattccatcttttcaccCCTTTGTGGGTTTTCtgaggtaagaaaaaaagatggaagcagcagcagggggaaTGCAGGAGGATTATGAACAGAAAACTATGTCGTCTGGACACCTCGTAAAATGCCTTGAATGAGACAGGgcaaaagcctcgtctggaagcccCCCAAATGCATGGCTGTCATTGGGCTACCTCTAGCCCTGCGGTCGCCCAGGTTTTTTTATAGATATATACCCTCAGAACGGTTCCTCATATTGCTCTGGCATTTTGATTGGAACTGCCTTGGACTTGGAGACAGCAGGCCTCTGTATCTCCTGCACCCTGAATCTTGCAGCCAGGTTAGAGGCCGCACGATTTTGGAGAGGAGGGAGGTGTATGTGCCTTGTTAGCTTCAGGTTTTGGAAGCCCCataggcaagacaccctcaatggccagtgtggtgtagtggctaggttgttggactgggagttgggagatccgggttctagtccccacttggccatggaaacccactgggtgactttgggccagtcacagactctcagcccaaggtTGTtgttagaacatcagaagtgccctgctggatcagaccaagggtccatctagtccagcactctattcacacagtggccaaccagccatcggccagggatgaacaagcaggacatgttgcaacggcaccctcccacccatgtgaggataaagtggcaaggaggaggaggattatgtacgctgccttgggttccttgcaggaaaaaaaggtggggtataaatgcaataataaacaaaaaattaaatgggcctcctccctcagtgagttggctttctcaccaccattgtcactaccTATTGTTCCTCCTCATCTTTCTTATCACTGATACCCTTTACTTGCTTGACAGACAAAGAGTcagagagcaagtaggccatggcgtCCACTGCTCCTTCTCACGACTGTTGTCTGGAttagagtgagaggcaggagaaCTAGCAGGTTGGAGTGGTAAAGTGGAGGAGTGAGCCCAGGgggatcttgtcagtgggcccctgctaggatGTGGACCCCCGGGAGCTGCCTGGCCATGCCTGCCCTTGACatcagccgtgtgtgtgtgtgtgtgtgtgtttgtgtatggtgAATAGGGTCCCAAACTGACCAGAGAAAATACAACAGCCTGAGGGGTCTTCAACATCAGAGTGATGTGCAGCAATTCACAGATGAAACTTCTCACAGCATGAAACTTCCCACAccttagatttttatttatttatttcctcctttgctcattcattcattcaaagcatGTTTTATCCCGCTcttcagccaaagctctcagagGGGCTTACAAAGATCAGAAATAAGACAATCTGAGAGGCgtgacacaaaagaaaaggagattgagaaaagagggggggggggagaagcaaatACAGGCACTCAATTCTTCGTTGCCATGTTCAGCAAGTTCATATTATGCCCTAATAATGTTAGTGCCTTGACCTGCTTTTGGAGGTACAGCTGTGACAGCCGGTTTAAAAGTTGGCAACCCAATAGGTCTGTAGGTctggaagatgggtgggagcGTGTTATCGCTTGGAACCAGTTGCCAACAGCCATTGTTATCAGCAAGTCCTGGATCACAGCTCTTCAGGGGTTAGAGAAAGGAGGCTGGGAAAATCTCCCATtctctttttatttcttctgCTCCCCCTCCTCAGCCTGCAAGTCCTGGAATGGAACTGGCACCCCCCAAGATGGGCGCTTCTGTTTCCCCAGCAACCAACTGGGCCCCTATTGTGACCTCGCTCCCTAGGCGTCTGGGTTACAATAGAGGCCGAGGCTCCATCTTTGTAGAAGAccttttttaaaacccaaacccaaaaacaaaaccctttccTTGAGGATGGGGTGGAGATAATATCCATGGATGTAGAACAAGGCTAAGAAGGGAATGGATCCCAGCTAAACTAGAGCAAGCCAAACTTGTATTTTGTCTCTCTTTTGACACCCCTATTGTTTTTCCTCCCCGCAGGAAGGAACTATGTCCCGCAAAGGGTGCCTCAGCGTCacaaaatattttctcttcatCTTCAACCTCTTCTTCTTTGTGAGTAACTAAGTGGGGGCAGGCCTGAtgccgggctagatggacccagagtGGCCCACTTCTGGAGGGTGGGATATCATTAAAGAAGAATTGTAGTAGTATTTGctaacatgggcctaatctacaccaagcaggatactgccctatgaaagcgagatgaaagcggtatataaaaggcaggagccacaccaagcaggatgtagcattataaaagtggtatatggtacgtgtcaatgggccccagtgCACTTCAAatactataaagcaatagtgtggctcctgccttttatatacagctttcattccatctgcttggtgtagattagggccacATCTTATAACCTCCTTTTTTaattctcttcttcttcccccctccgccTCCAGATCCTTGGAAGCCTTCTCTTCAGTTTTGGCTTATGGATACTTTTTGACCGAAATAGCTTTGCTACCCTCATCGGTAAGACCACGGAGCTCCCAATCCCATTCCCCATCCtcttctaaccccccccccccctttccaggtTTGCTGGTAGTCTTCCATCCCAACTGGCGCTGCAACCCACCCTCTGGGCCCACTGGGGGACAGCtctggggaattaaaaaaaatcagtcttaatcacagcaccccaccccatgtttcCTACCTCCCATGTGGGTTactggtacattttgaagtgcggACGCTTATCATGACAGTCCCCCACAAATGAGTCTAAAATtgcaggcagttgtgttgatccatGTCAAGACCCCTGTTCTAGCATTTTTCATCTCTACCTGGAGCAGGTCTTTTCTAAAACacatgggtcttaattgcccattcaagatcaagccaccctgaaatactttacattacaacaagaagcaatatattgttgctggaaaaattcgtttcccacccccagctactgtgagtaTTGCAGCTAAGAATTCGGATAGCAGTGTTGCAGTTGCGTCCCTGCTAGTGAAAGAGTGTTGGGacagcatccctgtgagcccAGGTTCTGATACACCACTTCTCCCACCACATGGCCATTGTCAGCTCCTGTGTATCCTCTTTTGGGGCTCTTCAGAGGAGGGAAGCTTGTGGCATGTCCTGCAAAGGATTTTGGCTCCTTTGAACACAATCCGATAAGCAAGGATTGCTCCCCCTGAAGCCCCCTGCAAGGGGAAGAGCAGAGAAACCAGATGGCTGGAGAGGTGGACCCTTGAAATCTTCTCCACACCAACTTTGCCCTCTAGAGTTCCCAGCCAAGCCAGACTCTGGACTGATTTCTCtatttctcccttcccctgcaGGTTCGTCATATTATGCCCTAAAAGTCTGGTCCTATGTTTTCTGCGGTGTCGGCATCCTGACGATGCTGATGGGATTCCTCGGATGCCTGGGTTCCCTCAAGGAAATCAAGTGTATGCTTGGATTTGTAAGTTGTCTGTGGGGAGAAACAGGGAGCCAAAATTCTGGAGTTCTCTAAATAAGGGAAGTGGGTTGgagcagggcatgctgggaaacgCCCTCTGTGGAAGCAGGAAGAGGTGGGTTTAAGACTGCGTGGGGATGGTGAGAAAAGCTAATTCCATGCTATGAATTATGAGGAAAGGGACTGAAAATTATAATGCCTCTTTATGAATACTATCGTATGtgccatctcaaaaaggatatcgtagagctggaaaaactgcaggAAATGGCAACCGAAATCATTGAGTACTGGAGATGTCTGGAGCACATTTCCTATAAGGAGAGACAGTTCCATACACCAGAAATGGGCAGTGTCCATGGGGGTCATATTGCCCTACTGGGGCCTGCAGCTCTGCCCCCCCTCTGCCAGAGTTGCTGACAGCAAAATGgtgccccccaaaaaagaagcAATTTTGCTTGCAAATGAGACGTGTGGGGAGCATGTCCCTTCTTCAGAAGCAAAATTGCGCTCCCAGGAGGCCGCAAATTCAACAGCAGTGGCAGATGGGGTGTGTGTAAAAAAAGACGGGGGGCATATGTGGCTCATGGAACAACCATCTACCCCTGAAATACACCAATTTGGCCAGTGTGGTGGAGAGATAAGCTGTCTCTAGATGAACTCAGCCCAGGAGGGGAAAAACAGAATACTTGTAAAATCCCAGGATAATGTAAACTTAGCAGGTACACCGCCAGTGTTCCTGGAAACAATGCCAAAGCCACCAGTCAGGGACAGTGCCAGCTATGCCACCCACATGCCGCCCACGCATGTAGGGAGCCAATGAACTCATGGTGGTGGGCacacgcccccaccccagcacatgTCTCTACATCACCACACCTGTAGAGTTTGTAAAATGACACCACAGCACCCACAGTCCATCAGCTCCAGTGTCACAGCTAGTAATGACTGCAAGTACTGCCAGTCCACAGCCATCTCTTCAGGCAGGGGTTCGAATCCCCGTACGTTCCTCACAAGCACTGTTTTGGAGCGCAACACAGTcaaaaggaggaaggagaacCCACATAGAAGGCTAGATTTCCAGGACGTTTTTGTAGCAGTCCCTACCTGCAGCCCTAGGAGATTGGCCTTTATTTATgatttttcttcctttatttatattgtacacacatgtacatatacacacaaaaatgaacaTGAAACTTTCTTGGTCCATTAGAACAAAAAAATCCAGACACAACAATAACATAATACTTTTCTCAGAACCACAAAGTAGTGAAAAAATGTTTGAGTTCTCCTGAGCTCTTCTTTAGGGTGACAACcaatacccagaggacctttttttttctgccgctcccagattgtggaatggcctgctgggagagatttgtccacttaagagtcttccggaatttaagaaagccataaagactgctctcttctggcaagcctacccagttgaattttaagatgccttttaataatgtgctgcttttaataatgcattagtttttatatgttttaatcaattatatgtattttaggtgtttgcatttgtgttgcaccctgcctcaatccagagggagaggcgggttattattattattattattattattattattattatttagactgGATGCTGAGTAAAAAATAAGGGGAAAAGGGGAGTTGGGGGAGGTGACCACTGATGGAACAGCCCCAAAGTCTGAAGTTGGTAACAGTCTGGATTTCTGAGTCTACATCTATAGAATCTCACTGTTAAGACTCTTACAAACTACAGACTTCAGGGTTTCTCCATCATGATCAggtcccccctccttttttgtcTTGTCCCATTGTCCCAGGAAAGTAGATTTAGAATTGCGGCCTGAAGTTGGAGTGCATCTGTAAATTGTGGCTTttagcttttatttttttgtaaggcTGCTATTCATTCTCCTTGGAAGCCTTCTGAGGTTTGTGTTTAGGAAAGGCAATagtaaaaattaataaattagtAAATTTGGCATGCctgcttataaaaaaaaaagttgtggaaGCCTGGTGGACCTTGGCTGGGTTTTtctgatctctctctttctcttcgtTAACAGTATTTTGCCTTCCTGCTACTTCTCTTTCTGGCTCAAATCACCATTGGGATCCTGATATATACACAGCGCAATACGGTGAGTGAAGTCAGCAGCCACTGTGTCTCTGTCACATGGGAGGGTCACTGCAGGGCTGCCCCAAGATTCCTCACCACCACCTtggtcaaatatatatataaaaaagtgatGCTTTCTCTCTCTATCTCCCTGCCCTTTTCCCATCATCCATTCCTAGTCCCTGGTCTGGTCTGCACATGTAATAGttgaatgaggtggtagaatggactgtaccacttcagactgcaaataGGGAGGAGGGTGTGAGACATTTTTTAATGCTCCTTTCCCTAACACTTGAAAGTCAAAGACTGACTAGGGACTCAtttaccaagcaagatattccactatgaaagcagtatgaaagcggtatataaaaggcaggagccacactactgctttatagtcgtactgaagtgcactgacaactgttggggcccatgacacatctacaccaagcaggctataatactatggaagtggtatgaaagcagtatatggtatgtgtcatgggtcccaacagttgtcagtgcacttcaataccattataaagcagtagtgtggctcctgccttttatataccgctttcatagtggaatatctgcttggtgtagatgagccctagcaCTCTGTGAAGAATAATTCTAAGCCAGCTTATTTCCTGTGTGctgttttccaccaccaccaccacttaggCAGTTTTGTCTGTCGCCGGGGGAAAcggttgtattttgtttttaaaagtaatccTGTACCGTTGTCTGTAGTGGAACATTCCTTTCCACCACCTCACAACTTTACCACTttgttctgctgcatgtgtagaccagcCCTAACCTTcctgcacagcacagcacagcccaGGGAGGAGAGTGGTCAAAGAATGACAAGGGTAGCCAAAGGAAGAAAGATAGCCCTGGCCCAGTGTTCCCTTGCCCTCTCATGGTAGGCTCTTTCCTTCAGAGCCTTCCCTGTAGTGGGCCCGTATTTATAAAAAGCCCATCCCAGGGAGATCTGCCCAGCGTCAACTAAATAAGTtgaggcaccaggttaagaccttcctcttccagtGGCCATTTCAgctttaatctgttgctctgatTTTTAACTTTACCGGTGGATCTTTTTCTAAAATCATTTTGTTATTTTCATTGTTGGATTTATTGTTTTAGTTATTGGCCCCAAACCATGGTTttagccatggcggttaagccggaaagccgggctgtgttcagaagacaccttacatcatggctttaaccatggtgaataaggccttttgccttattcaccgtggttaaagctgtggtttaaggtgtcttctgaacggggccattatttTATTGTACTGTTGTCGTTTTATGATCGTAAGCCGTCCCAAGGGCACCTGCCAGTTGCGCAGTATACAAATTAAAATTGCATTGAAATTACaagcaaaattaaattaaaattagacAGTGTTTGTGAAGCTCGGACAGGGACAGAGACAGGCAGGGAGGAAACTCGGGTGAAGTTGGGCACCCCTGAGTGTAGAGTTTCTTTGCTGGAGGCAAGGCCTGCTCTTTTCCTCCACCCTGGCTCCTCAGTCTCCATCTCCCAATGCAGATTTTATTCCCTCCACCCAGGCTTTTGGcaggctgttgtttttttaaaaaaactcttccaAGCACCCAGCTTGTTTatgtatttcattatttatttggcacctttgaaaaaaaaagaacaattaagacaattaaaggtgcaacactatgcatgttcagacagaaaaaaaagttctgcaattcccagcacagctggctggagaatactagaagctgtaggatttttttttccctgtctaaacatgcatgttgTAAATTATTCAGCGGTGTGTGTGGTAGGGTAGGAGGGAGCGGCTGTGAGGTTGCCACAAGGGTCAGCTAATCAGCACTCTGCACAGCCTTTTGGGAAAGGAGAGACAGGGTGTTGTGATGCCCGGAGTCAGCGCTCCGCACGGCTCTGGGAAAAAGAGAGAACGGGTTTCTCCAGAGTTCGGTTTGAAAGTTTATGGGGTGAATTTGCATCCAGACAAGGCTCACCCCTCGAGGTATGTCCTATCTTCACTCccaatttggtttttttttttttttaaggaaccaGTGGAAACTGGGCACTTAGGGCTGGATCTAGATTGAGTCATACTCCGGGTaaacctgttgaaatcaatggaactttagTTAGATGATTAATTtaaatcctgttgatttcagtgggtctattctaagtataaCTACATCTGGAGGCGAACCCTGGATTTTTACAGCCTTGCTTACAGGGGCTGCTGTGGTTTTCTTGCCTGTACCTGGACAGGTGTCGTGGAAACAAGCCGCATCCGTAGACTTAGGCCAGGCAGACAACTGgatagcctgcctgcctgccttttttGGTCATGCCAGACCAGGAGGACATGTTGGGAAATGGGATTGTTCCCACCCTTGCTACTGTTTGAAGACCTGACTTTGACCTTTCTCTACTTCCACCATACAGCTCAGCACAGTGGTTGGGGAATATGCAGAAGGCATCATTGCAAATTATGGGACAAAGAGTCCACTCTCGGATCAAGAAGAAAGCTGGGATTTTGTACAAGAGCAGGTAACGGTCCTTGCTTTGAAAAAAACAACATTCCACCTGGTGCTcacctataccaagcaggatattccactatgaaagtgaaatgaaagtagtatacaaaaggcaggagccacactactgctttatagcggtattgaagtgcactacaggatctacgctactgctttatagtggtactgaagtgcactgacaactgttgaggcccaggacacatctacaacaagcaggatataacactatggaagtggtattagggtgaccatatgaaaaggaggacagggatcctgtatctttaacagttgtattggaaagggaatttcagcaggtgtcatttgtatatatggggaacctggtgaaattccctcttcatcacaactgttaaagctgcagatgccctgccctcctttaatctggtcactctagtatagctcctgcacctttaactgttgtgatgaagagggaatttcaccaggttctccatatatacaaatatgacacctgctgaaattcccttttctatgcaacagttaaagatacaggatccctggcctccttttcatatggtcaccctaagtggtatgaaagcggtatatggtctgtgtcaatgggcccctacagttgtcagtgcacttcagtaccactataaagcagtagtgtggctcctgccttttatataccgctttcataccactttcatagtggaataccctgcttggtgtagatgagcccccagtttcCTTTGCCATACCAATTAACTCCAGCTAGCTGCGGTCTTCTTCATGGACGGCcccatcaggggtgcagaacctcaggcctggggccacATCTGGCATGCCTGGGGTCCCACTCCAGCCCTCCTGTGTCCTCCAGACGGCCATGCCCCTGGCCACGAATCATTGGCTGATTTCCTGGCTATTGTGCAATTTCATCCCCATTccgaaaggctgaaatgcctcttctaagacctCATTACCTGCAACAAGAGCTTTGAGCTACAAAatgctggccccaccccctttcgcctttggccctgcctaccactggGATGCATCCTGCattccccaagagcttctccaaaatgggatttggcATTTGGGCTGAAAGactttcaacacccctgctgtagaccttttcattccatcattgttactattaataaaattattaccgtatttcttcaattctaagacgccatcgattgtaagatgcacactaatttcagtaccaccaacagaaaaaaagctttgattctaagaaataataaacgcacccgcgattctaagacgcaccccgtttttagagatgtttatatgggggaaaaggtgtgtcttagaatcgaagaaatacggtattattaaaATTGGACGCCGACTgcaaatctacacgtcgtactgaaggcgcttgcgtgcgcctccagtgcgccttcaaaacgatggtgtagacggcgaaagaagagacggaggaagagacggaggagcttctaactaacttctctccagccctgactgactcctgagagtgctgagtcactgtcTGCTGTGTCActtcctgattgggcgagtattccttcaatcaaagtctgtgtccctgacttcctcttccatctgacttcctgtgtgtctcacttagttctacctattgatacagaggcggctggggaaccggccgcgtccttaccgccgccgccacctccccgccggcctcctgctgccgggctaagagccacccaggtcggagagcttggcggaagcggaagctgagctctctgacccgggtggctcttaccccggcagcaggaggcctcctccgcctcctcctcctccccgccggcctcctgctgctggggtaagagccacccgggtcagactTCGAGTACATCCTTTGAAACCAAAGGGGCTTAAGTGTATCATTGTGCCTAGtcaaagcatgactaagtctggatccaacctgttgttattatttcctgcttttgttCCACAATGTGACTCAAGGCCAAGCATgtaaggcagggggtgggggaactttttCAGACCAAGAACtgaattccaatctgggaaaggtctCCAGGGCTGCCTTCCTTCTGGGGGCGTGtcaaaaggcaaagggggcagggcccaaACGGATAATGAGTGATTGTAAACTTACTCAGGGCATGGCCAGACGGGGCGATATGCTGGGGATCgtcgctgtgcgtccacatgacgcacaagggatcccaagagaagggagggatgatccctgcatttcccccagGATATGACCCTACACATTTTTCTCGctttttcccgcggtcccgggacgatcccaagaccgcgggatgtgtgggcagccatcctggtatagtcctggctcctcacgagttaACATGAGGAGtcgggaaccgggcacagggcatggagctctgcaagctctctgtgcccatcaggggtgggggggagcgggggtggggctctttttaaaaaaaacaaaaccctatctgtttctttaaaaaaaaatgccgggcgcgacgtcctcttcctcctgggacgttgcgcgctgcatgtagacaagggggacgatctcgctatcatcatatcacgagatcatccccctccaccctcctcgtCTTGCCATGCCCTCAGAAGGAAGCAAGACTGAATCActcaaagctcccccccccccgagctgtgCCCTCCCACCCTGAAGGAAAAGCTCTTATGTCCGATCAGCaggtgatcagagataagagcttttccttgcCCAGAGCTGAGAAAAGGAGACCTTTTCAGTGCTCAGCAGAGAAAAGCTCTTCATCAGCTGCTGATTGGACATGAGAGCTTTTCCTTGCTGGGAGAGGTGACAGGGCCTGGGGGAgaagctggctggctgggtggggacCTGCTGTGGCCCAGATCTGGCCCATGGGCAGACATTCCCCATGCCTCATGTAAGAGTTCCCATGGAGTCTCCATCCAGGCACTGAACAGCCCCACGCCTACTGaccttcagcaaggtggctgcatcgCAGGCCTGCCAACCACATCTTTTCTCCGCCAGTAGCTCTGCCTCTTGCAGAGAGATGAGAAGCGATGGCTCTCGTACCATGGTGAACTCTTTCGGACAGGGTAGCTTTCCCTCCCGCCCCCCACTATTTCCTCCACCTCCTTCTCATTGGCTTCAACCCACCACCTTTTTGGTTCTAGCTCCAGTGCTGCGGATGGACATCCTACAAGGACTGGACGGAGAACCACGCCATCAAAAACTCCTCCGTATTGCTCTACCCTTGCTCCTGTCGTAACGACTCTCAGCCTGGCCATCCAGAGACCAACAACACAGCAAGTGATGCACCCACAGGCCTCTGCAGAGCTGAGGGAGAGTGGCCAGTCTATAAGGAAGTGAGTAGCTTAAGCACCACTTGGAGGGGAGAGGAAGCTCACCACCTTTTTGTGCTTAACATTCAAAGTTTGTCATCAGCAGTTCTGGATCTGTTCTCCAGGGCCTTGAATGTCCCTTGGTCCCAAGGGAAGATATTTTGCTTAGCTTAGTTGCCTTGCAGGGGGAAGTTTTCAAGGGCGATTGCAGCTAAGAAGGGAAGGATTAACTTTCCCAttcccacatgctgcaacaccCCAGTCCAAAATCTTTCTTTGCATGGCATTTAGTCTTCAGAAAGACACGTTTTCTTATTGGTTCGCTCTGATCTGGAGCAGGGTACTAGTAAATGGAAGAACTGATTCGATTTGATTTGGATGGGAAACTAATTGGTTGGCTTTCCCTCCCATGAAAttgaaataaatcctagtaatgaTTTCAGCATTTGAACGTAAACATATAAATCAACATATGCCACTTTTCTGTAGAGTTTGTGTCCTGTGGGCCTGGATCCCACATCAAAAAATGCAGTAGTAACATCCCTGCTTctcatgatttttttcttttttagttcagGAAAGAGATGGCTAAGGAATGAGAGCGCATAATCGATTATAAAAGGGTGTTTGAGTTGGAATATATGGATAAAGATGTTGTTGTCCCGCTGAATGATTCACGGTTCATGAATCTCATCGTTCTTGAACTGTGAATCACCCAGTGA includes the following:
- the CD37 gene encoding leukocyte antigen CD37, producing MSRKGCLSVTKYFLFIFNLFFFILGSLLFSFGLWILFDRNSFATLIGSSYYALKVWSYVFCGVGILTMLMGFLGCLGSLKEIKCMLGFYFAFLLLLFLAQITIGILIYTQRNTLSTVVGEYAEGIIANYGTKSPLSDQEESWDFVQEQLQCCGWTSYKDWTENHAIKNSSVLLYPCSCRNDSQPGHPETNNTASDAPTGLCRAEGEWPVYKEGCTDNVKTWLTNNIITIVGICLGIALLELCLMTLSMFLCRTMGPNYDKLARYS